A window of Methylobacterium bullatum genomic DNA:
CTCACTGAAACGAGAGCGATCGACGCTACCTCACGCCATGATTTCGCCCAAGAGTGAAAACGCGGCGAAGGGGCGCGATACTCACGTTTTTGTGTGCAGGTGTCACTTTCGCGTCCGCAGCCGGCGCATCCACGGCACCCGGTACTTGGAACGAGAAAGGGCGCGGCTCGCGCCGCGCCCTTTCGCTGGGTCGAAGACTGGTTCTGGGATGGTCTAGTGGGCGTGGGCGCCGGACGCGCCGATCCCGGTTTCGGAGCGCACGAACTGCTGGTCGAACAGGGCGCGCTCGCGCTTGGCCCGCGCCGTGTTGTCGAGCTTCGACACGACGTAGATCGTGAGGAAGGCGAGCGGCATCGAGAATAGGGCCGGGTTGTCGTAGGGGAAGATCGCCACCGGATTGCCGAAGGTCGTCACCCACACCGCCTTCGACAGGATGACCATCCCGACCGCCGCGAAGAGCCCGACGAAGCCGCCGATGAGGGCACCCCAGGTGGTCGTGCCCCGCCACAGGATCGACATGGTGAGGATCGGGAAGTTGCAGCTCGCCGCCACCGAGAAGGCGAGGCCCACCATGAAGGCGACGTTCTGGTTCTCGAAAACGTAGCCGAGATAGATCGCCACGATGCCGATGACGACCGCCGAGATCTTCGAGAGCCGGACCTCGGAGGTCTCGTTGGTGCGCCCGCGGGCGATGACGCTGGCGTAAAGGTCGTGGCTCACCGCCGATGCGCCGGCGAGGGTCAGGCCGGCCACCACCGCGAGGATCGTGGCGAAGGCCACCGCCGAGATGAAGCCGAGGAAGTAGGGTCCGCCCACGGCATTGGCGAGATTCACGGCGACCATGTTGGTGCCGCCGACCATGCCCTTGAGCTTGTCGAAGGCGCCGGCCGGATCGAGCTTGAAATAGGCCGGGTCGGACATCAACAGGGCGATGCCGCCGAAGCCGATGATGAAGGTGAGAATGTAGAAGTAGCCGATCAGGCCGGTGGCGTAGAACACCGACTTGCGGGCGGCCTGGGCGTCGGAGACCGTGAAGAAGCGCATCAGGATGTGTGGCAGGCCGGCGGTGCCGAACATCAGGCCGACGCCGAGGGAAATCGCCTCGATCGGGTTCGATACGAGGCCGCCCGGTGCCATGATGGCGTCGCCCTTCGGATGAGTGGCGACGGCGGCGGAGAACAGGGCCTCGGGGTTGAAGCCGTACTTGTAGAGGACCGCGCCCGCCATAAAGGTGGCGCCGCCCAGAAGCAGGCAGGCCTTGATGACCTGGACCCAGGTGGTCGCCTTCATGCCGCCGAAGGCCACGTAGACGATCATCAGCACGCCGACGATGACGACTGCGTAGAGGTATTCGAGGCCGAACAAGAGCTGGATCAGCTTTCCCGCGCCGACCATCTGGGCGATCAGGTAGAAGGCCACCACGACGAGGGTGCCCACCGCCGAGATGATGCGGATCGAGGTCTGGTCGAGGCGGAAGCTCGCCACGTCGGCGAAGGTGAACTTGCCGAGGTTGCGCAGGCGCTCGGCGATGAGGAACAGCACGATCGGCCAGCCCACGAGGAAGCCGGTGGAGTAGATCAATCCGTCGAAGCCGGACGTGTAGACGAGGCCCGAAATACCAAGGAACGAGGCGGCCGACATGTAGTCGCCGGCGATCGCCAGGGAGTTGGTGCCGGCCGAGATGCCGCCGCCGGCGGCGTAGAAGTCGGAGGCCGATTTGGTGCCCTTGGCCGCCTTGTAGGTGATGCCGAGGGTGAAGAGCACGAAGAACGCGAACATGCCGATGGCCGGCCAGTTCGTCTGGGCTTTCGTGACCGCGCCGATGTCCGGGCCGGCCGCATAGGCGGCACCCGCGAGAATGACCGCGAGGGTGGTGCCGAGGGCGATGGGGTGGGCGGAGCGGATCATCGGCCGAGGTCCCGCTTGAGCGCGGCGGTCAGTTCGTCGAAGCGGCCATTGGCGCGCTGGACGTAGATGCCGGTGAGGATGAAGGCGAAGACGATCACGGCGACGCCGAGGATCAGGCCCAGGGACGTCGTGGCGCTCCCGATCTTCAGGGCGAGCAAAGACTTGTCGAAGGCGATGAGGCCGATGAAGCCGAAATAGACCAGCAGC
This region includes:
- the actP_1 gene encoding Cation/acetate symporter ActP, encoding MIRSAHPIALGTTLAVILAGAAYAAGPDIGAVTKAQTNWPAIGMFAFFVLFTLGITYKAAKGTKSASDFYAAGGGISAGTNSLAIAGDYMSAASFLGISGLVYTSGFDGLIYSTGFLVGWPIVLFLIAERLRNLGKFTFADVASFRLDQTSIRIISAVGTLVVVAFYLIAQMVGAGKLIQLLFGLEYLYAVVIVGVLMIVYVAFGGMKATTWVQVIKACLLLGGATFMAGAVLYKYGFNPEALFSAAVATHPKGDAIMAPGGLVSNPIEAISLGVGLMFGTAGLPHILMRFFTVSDAQAARKSVFYATGLIGYFYILTFIIGFGGIALLMSDPAYFKLDPAGAFDKLKGMVGGTNMVAVNLANAVGGPYFLGFISAVAFATILAVVAGLTLAGASAVSHDLYASVIARGRTNETSEVRLSKISAVVIGIVAIYLGYVFENQNVAFMVGLAFSVAASCNFPILTMSILWRGTTTWGALIGGFVGLFAAVGMVILSKAVWVTTFGNPVAIFPYDNPALFSMPLAFLTIYVVSKLDNTARAKRERALFDQQFVRSETGIGASGAHAH
- the yjcH gene encoding Inner membrane protein YjcH; amino-acid sequence: MSDIETARIAQNPRFKELVHERTRFGWTLTILMLLVYFGFIGLIAFDKSLLALKIGSATTSLGLILGVAVIVFAFILTGIYVQRANGRFDELTAALKRDLGR